In one Chlamydia sp. BM-2023 genomic region, the following are encoded:
- the rpsF gene encoding 30S ribosomal protein S6 has product MKEKTAQLYEGAYVFSVTLSEEARRKALDKVTSGITNYGGQVLKVHDQGRKKLAYTIRGAREGYYYFIYFSVAPEAIAELWKEYHLNEDLLRFMTLKADSVKEVLEFASLPE; this is encoded by the coding sequence ATGAAAGAAAAAACAGCCCAACTTTACGAAGGGGCATATGTATTTAGCGTTACTCTAAGTGAGGAAGCTAGACGCAAGGCTTTGGATAAGGTAACTTCAGGCATTACCAATTACGGTGGCCAAGTTCTAAAAGTTCATGATCAGGGACGTAAAAAATTAGCGTATACTATTCGTGGAGCTAGAGAAGGTTACTACTACTTTATTTATTTTTCAGTAGCGCCCGAAGCAATTGCAGAATTGTGGAAAGAGTATCATTTGAATGAAGATCTTTTGAGATTCATGACTCTTAAAGCTGATTCTGTAAAAGAAGTTTTAGAATTTGCGTCATTACCAGAATAA
- the ispE gene encoding 4-(cytidine 5'-diphospho)-2-C-methyl-D-erythritol kinase: MKYFSPAKLNLFLKLHGKRSNGFHEMTTRYQTIDFGDELSLENSVKDSLVCNIPELHAPQNLIWKSLKLFREHTRIHDPVSWNLHKRIPIGSGIGGGSSNAATALHALNVHFQTKLSDETLREIGKKIGMDVPLFFSSGSVVGVGCGEEILPYEDASPQENYVLYFSDKGVMTKDAFAHVLPEDFAKKETDVTLYKKENDLEKPVFRFRKDLLEKKHMLERIWSPFQGHVRMSGSGATLFVSYPREIEKEPSTATAIYKAIENSCGMLVNAVYKKDAWYLQPDSLFAGAGK; encoded by the coding sequence ATGAAGTACTTTTCCCCTGCAAAGCTAAATCTTTTTTTAAAGCTCCATGGAAAACGCAGTAACGGCTTTCATGAAATGACCACACGGTATCAAACCATAGATTTTGGAGACGAGCTTTCCTTAGAGAACAGCGTAAAAGACTCCCTGGTTTGTAACATACCAGAATTGCACGCTCCTCAGAACTTGATATGGAAAAGCCTAAAGCTTTTTAGAGAACATACAAGGATACATGATCCTGTAAGTTGGAATCTACATAAGCGTATTCCCATAGGATCAGGCATAGGAGGAGGAAGTAGCAATGCTGCAACGGCACTACATGCCTTAAATGTACATTTCCAAACTAAACTGTCCGACGAGACTCTCAGAGAAATAGGGAAAAAAATAGGCATGGATGTGCCACTATTTTTTTCTTCGGGATCTGTTGTTGGAGTAGGTTGTGGTGAGGAAATTCTTCCCTACGAGGATGCTTCCCCTCAAGAAAATTACGTACTGTACTTCTCTGATAAAGGAGTCATGACTAAAGATGCTTTTGCTCATGTCCTTCCCGAAGATTTTGCAAAAAAAGAAACAGATGTAACTTTATATAAAAAAGAAAACGACTTGGAAAAACCAGTATTTCGTTTTCGTAAGGACTTGCTAGAGAAAAAACACATGCTAGAAAGGATATGGAGTCCTTTTCAGGGACATGTGCGTATGTCAGGATCCGGAGCAACCCTATTCGTGAGTTATCCCAGAGAAATAGAAAAAGAACCTTCCACTGCAACAGCTATTTATAAGGCTATTGAAAACAGCTGTGGTATGCTTGTAAACGCCGTTTATAAGAAAGACGCATGGTACCTGCAACCAGATAGTTTATTTGCAGGAGCAGGAAAATAA
- the pth gene encoding aminoacyl-tRNA hydrolase, translating to MTMLIVAIGNPGRQYTWTRHNIGFLCADKLVQGFPGAQFKEIPKFFSDVAKVESPCGPMVFIKPRTYVNLSGKAVRVTKEYYNIEMNHILVLADDVNQPFGNVRLRQNAGSGGHKGIKSITQSLGSNDYWQLRLGVGRPQREDIELSDFVLGQFTEEEQLGVQSLFIEASALFSQWCSGTQTA from the coding sequence ATGACGATGCTAATTGTTGCCATAGGAAACCCCGGGCGTCAGTATACTTGGACGCGACATAATATCGGTTTTCTTTGTGCAGACAAGTTAGTACAGGGATTTCCAGGTGCTCAATTTAAAGAAATCCCTAAGTTTTTTTCTGATGTTGCTAAGGTCGAATCTCCTTGCGGGCCTATGGTTTTTATTAAACCTAGGACCTACGTTAATTTGAGTGGTAAGGCAGTTCGAGTAACAAAAGAATATTATAATATTGAAATGAACCATATTCTAGTCCTCGCTGATGATGTCAACCAACCTTTTGGTAATGTTCGTCTTCGTCAGAACGCTGGTAGTGGAGGACACAAGGGTATTAAAAGTATCACTCAAAGCCTAGGGTCTAATGATTATTGGCAATTGCGTTTGGGTGTAGGTCGACCTCAGAGAGAAGACATAGAGTTGTCAGACTTTGTTCTGGGACAGTTTACTGAAGAAGAACAACTGGGAGTGCAATCTCTATTTATCGAGGCCAGTGCGTTATTTTCTCAATGGTGTTCTGGGACTCAAACTGCCTAG
- the rpsR gene encoding 30S ribosomal protein S18 → MSKPVHNNEHRRKRFNKKCPFVSAGWKAIDYKDTETLKKFITERGKILPRRITGVSSRFQGILTLAIKRARHMGLLPFVGED, encoded by the coding sequence ATGAGTAAGCCTGTTCATAATAATGAACACAGAAGGAAACGCTTTAATAAGAAATGTCCTTTTGTTTCCGCAGGTTGGAAAGCCATAGATTACAAAGATACAGAGACTTTAAAAAAATTTATTACGGAAAGAGGTAAGATTTTACCTAGAAGAATTACAGGTGTCTCTTCCCGCTTCCAAGGTATACTCACCCTAGCGATCAAAAGAGCGCGTCATATGGGGTTACTACCTTTTGTAGGAGAAGATTAA
- a CDS encoding 50S ribosomal protein L25/general stress protein Ctc has product MELVVTSRETDKKSFLKKIRQQGGIPAVIYSGGKSIANIVVDAHVFKKFLSGLESGALSSTIFSLSYEGRVIKALVKDIQYQVTSYNVIHLDFEELLEERDVKLNIPIRCINAVDCVGVKLGGSLRQVIRSLRVVCKPKDIIPFLELDVRSLGLSQTKKLSDIDIPEGMRPVTSLKEVVVTVSRR; this is encoded by the coding sequence ATGGAGCTCGTAGTTACAAGTCGAGAGACTGATAAAAAATCTTTTCTTAAAAAAATTCGCCAACAAGGCGGAATTCCTGCTGTTATTTATTCTGGAGGGAAAAGCATAGCCAACATTGTTGTCGATGCTCATGTGTTTAAGAAATTTTTATCCGGCTTGGAAAGCGGTGCGTTATCTTCTACAATTTTTTCTTTATCTTATGAAGGCCGTGTAATCAAGGCACTAGTTAAAGACATTCAATATCAAGTTACCTCATATAATGTGATTCACTTGGATTTTGAAGAACTTTTAGAAGAGCGTGATGTTAAATTAAATATTCCAATTCGCTGCATTAATGCTGTGGATTGTGTCGGTGTGAAGTTGGGTGGGTCCTTAAGACAAGTTATCCGCTCGTTGCGCGTCGTATGTAAGCCTAAAGATATAATACCTTTTTTAGAATTGGACGTTCGCTCGTTGGGATTGTCCCAGACAAAGAAATTGTCTGATATTGACATCCCTGAAGGCATGCGCCCTGTTACTTCCCTTAAAGAAGTTGTGGTAACAGTGTCTAGAAGATAG
- the rbp7 gene encoding reticulate body protein Rbp-7, whose translation MARTFTLLTTDNNTDELNKALQRIASASSCVLGTSHVSGNKEQPYEVCRAESSLSVEAGKIASVAEDTLFSCSCK comes from the coding sequence ATGGCACGTACTTTTACATTATTGACTACCGACAACAATACCGACGAACTGAACAAAGCTCTTCAAAGAATAGCTTCTGCTTCATCATGTGTGCTTGGAACTTCACATGTATCAGGCAACAAAGAGCAACCTTATGAGGTATGCCGAGCTGAAAGCTCTCTTTCTGTAGAGGCAGGTAAAATAGCTTCTGTTGCTGAAGATACTTTATTTTCCTGCTCCTGCAAATAA
- a CDS encoding putative Na+/H+ antiporter has protein sequence MILPQYSSSLKTGAAILFFCSILHTFLTPWLYSQCQLCQHKKMIFPERWKKYLWLSEFYRLVSRVELVFVLWAAPLFLWFLYSEGYKVTMGYFNSRNYVFSLFIVIMLILLESRPIVYFSERIFSNIAKIGRQSPRCWWWTLMIACPLSSIFLKETGAMIIAATLLARNFYKFSPSPRFAYATMGLLFSNISIGGLTSGLSSRALFIILPSVRWGNSFILKYFCWKSIIAMLISTTIYYLIFRKEFDNFPKVVTNPSMMNERVPKWIICVHIILVGSVIFARSIPLLMAAILIFYLGFQKFTIFYQHSIRTAKVCFVGLFYAGLVIFGELQEWWVLEIMHRMSDFGYLITSYTLSIFLDNALVNYLVHNLPVATDCFLYLVIAGCMSAGGLTIISNMPNIVGYLIIRPTFPSSSVSLGWLFLSALGPSIISLMTFWILKDVPEFLYCFFR, from the coding sequence ATGATTTTACCTCAGTATTCTTCGTCACTGAAGACCGGGGCCGCTATACTGTTTTTCTGTTCGATACTTCATACATTTCTTACGCCATGGTTATATAGCCAGTGTCAGCTATGTCAGCATAAAAAAATGATATTTCCAGAAAGATGGAAAAAATATCTGTGGTTAAGTGAGTTTTATCGACTGGTAAGTAGAGTAGAGCTAGTTTTTGTCCTTTGGGCAGCACCTCTATTTTTATGGTTTCTATATTCCGAAGGATACAAAGTAACCATGGGATACTTCAATAGCAGGAATTATGTATTCTCCCTGTTTATTGTGATCATGCTCATCCTTTTAGAATCCCGACCTATTGTCTATTTCTCAGAACGTATTTTCTCAAATATTGCAAAAATAGGTAGACAATCCCCACGATGTTGGTGGTGGACATTGATGATAGCTTGCCCGCTATCTTCGATATTTCTTAAAGAAACAGGGGCTATGATTATAGCAGCCACACTGCTCGCAAGGAACTTTTACAAGTTTTCACCATCCCCACGGTTCGCTTACGCAACAATGGGATTACTATTTTCAAATATATCTATAGGGGGGTTAACCTCAGGACTCTCTTCAAGAGCCTTATTTATTATTCTTCCCTCAGTGAGATGGGGAAATAGCTTCATCTTAAAGTATTTCTGCTGGAAATCAATAATCGCTATGTTAATTTCAACAACGATTTATTATCTGATTTTCAGAAAGGAATTCGATAACTTCCCTAAGGTAGTTACTAACCCTTCTATGATGAATGAACGTGTTCCTAAATGGATCATTTGTGTGCATATTATTCTTGTGGGTTCGGTAATTTTCGCACGATCCATTCCCTTGTTAATGGCTGCAATTCTCATCTTTTATTTGGGATTTCAAAAGTTTACCATTTTTTACCAACACTCAATTCGTACTGCAAAAGTATGCTTCGTAGGGTTGTTTTATGCTGGTCTTGTAATTTTTGGAGAGCTTCAAGAATGGTGGGTCTTAGAAATCATGCACAGGATGTCAGACTTTGGCTATCTGATTACTTCCTACACACTGTCCATATTTCTAGATAACGCTTTGGTAAACTACCTGGTTCATAATCTCCCAGTAGCTACAGATTGTTTTCTGTATCTTGTTATAGCAGGATGCATGTCCGCAGGAGGACTGACAATTATTTCTAATATGCCAAATATCGTCGGCTACCTAATTATACGACCCACGTTTCCATCCTCGTCAGTATCTTTAGGATGGTTATTCCTATCAGCTCTAGGACCGTCGATCATATCTCTGATGACTTTCTGGATCCTAAAAGATGTTCCAGAGTTTCTTTACTGTTTCTTCAGGTAA
- the rplI gene encoding 50S ribosomal protein L9 — MKQQLLLLEDVDGLGRSGDVVTARPGYVRNYLMPQKKAVIAGAGTLRLQARLREERLLRAAADKADSEKLAEALRDIVLEFQVRVDPDNNMYGSVTISDIIEEAAKKNIVLTRKNFPHSHYAIKNLGKKSLTLKLKEDVTATLTVEVSSENSYVAVLNKQSSQEEQSSPDEQTTGEEAN, encoded by the coding sequence ATGAAACAACAACTACTTTTATTAGAGGATGTTGATGGTTTAGGTCGTAGCGGTGATGTTGTAACAGCTCGTCCTGGGTATGTCCGGAACTATCTTATGCCTCAAAAGAAAGCCGTTATAGCAGGAGCAGGAACTTTGCGTTTACAAGCAAGGTTAAGAGAAGAGAGATTGCTTCGCGCCGCGGCAGATAAGGCGGATTCTGAGAAATTAGCAGAAGCTCTAAGAGATATTGTGCTCGAGTTTCAGGTTCGCGTAGACCCAGATAACAATATGTATGGTTCTGTCACCATTAGTGATATTATCGAAGAGGCAGCTAAGAAAAATATTGTTCTTACACGTAAGAATTTTCCACATTCCCACTATGCTATCAAAAATCTTGGGAAGAAGAGCCTAACTTTAAAACTAAAAGAAGATGTAACTGCAACTCTAACAGTTGAAGTTTCTTCTGAAAATTCATACGTAGCCGTTCTTAATAAACAGTCGTCACAAGAAGAGCAATCTTCTCCAGATGAACAAACGACTGGTGAAGAGGCAAACTAG
- a CDS encoding 1-acyl-sn-glycerol-3-phosphate acyltransferase: MHFSTYLSQSFGNQSLPEPLYQKFQIYHQNYIDAATKKCSLETAEALCLQWLKIIIEDLKDPFIFPPYHKKIRSPVDLFQFGQDFFSVLIDDENSRVENLHRLDDIQTFIDSKDNVILLANHQTECDPQLMYYALGKTHPELLENMIFVAGDRVTSDPLARPFSMGCDLLCIYSRRHINVPPEQKEEKLHHNQKSMKILKSLLQEGGKFIYVAPAGGRDRKTADNLLYPAEFQPESVEMFRILTKASGKPAHFYPFALKTYDILPPPPTIENTIGEYRALFHAPICFKFGEEILLDELCSEEELKNYDKHSRRALRSKRAFAILTQLYEELQT; this comes from the coding sequence ATGCATTTTTCTACGTATTTATCACAATCCTTCGGCAATCAATCATTGCCGGAGCCTTTGTATCAAAAATTCCAGATTTATCATCAAAACTATATTGATGCGGCAACGAAGAAGTGTTCTTTGGAGACTGCAGAAGCATTGTGTTTGCAGTGGTTAAAAATCATTATTGAAGATTTAAAAGATCCTTTTATTTTTCCACCTTACCATAAGAAAATTCGTTCTCCAGTAGATCTCTTTCAGTTCGGTCAGGATTTCTTTTCTGTCCTTATAGACGATGAAAATTCCCGTGTGGAAAATCTTCATCGATTGGATGATATTCAAACATTTATAGACAGCAAAGATAACGTAATCTTACTTGCAAACCATCAAACGGAATGCGATCCTCAATTGATGTACTATGCCTTGGGAAAAACACATCCTGAGCTATTAGAAAACATGATTTTTGTTGCTGGAGATCGTGTGACTTCTGATCCTTTAGCGCGTCCTTTTAGTATGGGATGTGATTTACTCTGCATATACTCCAGGCGTCACATTAATGTACCCCCCGAGCAAAAAGAGGAAAAGCTACATCATAACCAAAAAAGTATGAAAATACTGAAGTCTCTACTACAAGAGGGTGGTAAATTTATTTACGTAGCTCCTGCTGGAGGTAGGGATAGAAAAACAGCAGACAACCTTTTATATCCTGCGGAATTTCAGCCTGAAAGCGTAGAAATGTTTCGCATTCTAACAAAAGCTTCTGGGAAGCCCGCGCATTTCTATCCTTTTGCTTTAAAAACCTATGATATCCTTCCCCCTCCCCCAACAATAGAAAATACTATTGGGGAGTACCGCGCGCTTTTCCACGCGCCAATCTGCTTTAAATTTGGGGAAGAAATTCTATTAGATGAATTATGTTCTGAAGAAGAACTTAAGAACTATGATAAACATAGTCGACGAGCTCTAAGATCAAAAAGGGCATTTGCCATTTTAACGCAACTATATGAGGAATTACAGACATGA
- the pgsA gene encoding CDP-diacylglycerol--glycerol-3-phosphate 3-phosphatidyltransferase, with protein MGLPNYLTFSRLFITPIFMLLYLKGKWLGITPAVLPYVLLALLGLSELTDAIDGYIARKFSQVTDLGKLLDPMADSIYRISLYLTFTQPPVNLPLILVFIFLARDSVISTLRTVCAFRGVVVAARASGKLKAILQGVSFSLILLAMIPHSLGMISDGDLELFASVIGSIVAIYSVCSGVEYFWVNKNYLLQRGKAKSEDHNREL; from the coding sequence ATGGGATTGCCTAACTATCTAACTTTTTCCCGGCTATTTATAACGCCAATTTTCATGCTGCTTTACTTAAAAGGAAAGTGGCTGGGAATTACTCCCGCAGTACTTCCGTATGTTTTACTTGCTCTTCTTGGGCTTTCTGAACTTACAGATGCTATTGATGGCTACATAGCTAGAAAATTTTCTCAAGTTACCGATTTGGGAAAGCTGCTCGATCCTATGGCAGATAGTATCTATAGAATTTCTTTATACCTGACATTTACTCAACCACCAGTAAACTTGCCCCTGATTCTTGTTTTCATTTTTCTCGCTAGAGATTCGGTAATTAGTACGTTGCGTACTGTATGTGCTTTTCGAGGGGTTGTTGTGGCAGCCCGGGCAAGTGGGAAGCTAAAAGCTATTTTACAAGGCGTCAGCTTTTCGTTAATTTTACTTGCTATGATTCCCCATTCGCTAGGAATGATTTCCGACGGGGATCTAGAACTCTTTGCTTCAGTTATAGGATCAATAGTCGCTATTTATTCAGTATGCTCAGGAGTAGAGTACTTCTGGGTGAATAAGAATTATTTGTTGCAAAGGGGAAAGGCAAAATCCGAAGATCATAATAGAGAATTATAG
- the glgA gene encoding glycogen synthase GlgA has product MKIIQATIEFAPFIKAGGLGDAVYGLSKALSEHHDVEVLLPFYPLMFPPLPFPIVDEKMISYEFLGKQHATAISYLYEGMTLTVLRLDSQLDLFSTATIYTDNDTLRFSAFSAAAAAYIQELDHVDIVHMHDWHVGLLAGLLKDPNRSHYPKRIFTIHNFNYRGYCSTQLLAASGISDFGLSNYQLFRDPQASVLLKGALYCSDYIITVSPTYAQEILNDYSDYEMHDAIMARRHVFCGILNGIDENIWNPATDPSLAVNYSKDLLSEPDVLFTKKEENKAALYDKLGLSHEYSPLMCIISRIVEQKGPEFMKAAILHAMENAYSLVIIGKCFDQETQRQFINLQDSLTTSPNIRIILDYNDTLARLVYGAADMICIPSYFEPCGLTQLIGMRYGTVPLVRSTGGLSDTVVSRINGFTFSQTENFHDFRSMLTTAVTIYRHEPDVWFQIIEEGMLRTSGLQTMALQYLGIYNSLL; this is encoded by the coding sequence ATGAAAATCATACAAGCTACGATCGAGTTTGCTCCTTTCATTAAAGCTGGTGGCTTAGGCGATGCTGTTTATGGTTTGTCTAAAGCGTTATCAGAGCATCATGATGTTGAAGTTTTGCTTCCTTTTTACCCCTTGATGTTCCCTCCTCTTCCTTTCCCAATTGTTGATGAGAAAATGATTTCTTATGAATTCTTAGGAAAACAACATGCTACGGCCATTTCTTATTTGTATGAGGGAATGACGCTCACAGTACTTAGATTGGATTCTCAATTAGATCTTTTTTCTACAGCTACGATTTATACAGACAACGATACTTTGCGTTTCAGTGCCTTCTCTGCTGCTGCTGCTGCTTACATTCAAGAATTAGATCACGTAGATATCGTGCATATGCATGATTGGCATGTAGGATTACTTGCGGGGCTTTTAAAAGACCCCAATCGTAGTCACTACCCAAAAAGAATTTTTACTATTCATAATTTCAATTATCGAGGGTATTGTAGTACGCAGTTACTTGCTGCCTCGGGAATCAGTGATTTTGGTTTAAGTAACTATCAATTATTTAGAGATCCTCAAGCTTCTGTGTTACTAAAGGGAGCTTTGTATTGTTCTGACTATATCATCACGGTCTCCCCTACATATGCTCAGGAGATTCTTAACGACTATTCCGACTATGAAATGCATGACGCTATTATGGCTAGACGCCATGTTTTCTGTGGAATTCTGAATGGTATTGATGAAAATATTTGGAATCCTGCGACAGATCCTTCTTTAGCCGTAAACTACAGTAAGGATTTATTGAGTGAGCCTGATGTCCTTTTTACCAAGAAAGAGGAGAACAAGGCGGCACTGTATGACAAGCTAGGCCTGTCTCATGAGTACTCACCCTTAATGTGTATTATTTCTCGTATTGTTGAGCAAAAGGGGCCTGAATTCATGAAGGCCGCTATTCTCCATGCTATGGAAAATGCCTATTCTCTAGTTATTATAGGGAAGTGCTTCGATCAGGAAACTCAGAGACAATTTATCAATCTGCAAGATTCTTTAACTACTTCTCCTAATATTCGAATTATTTTGGATTACAACGATACGCTAGCACGATTGGTTTATGGTGCTGCGGATATGATTTGCATTCCTTCATATTTTGAACCTTGTGGTCTTACCCAGCTCATAGGTATGCGTTATGGAACAGTACCTTTAGTTAGATCTACTGGGGGGCTTTCTGATACTGTCGTTTCTAGAATTAATGGGTTTACTTTCTCACAAACGGAAAATTTTCATGACTTCCGAAGCATGTTAACAACTGCGGTAACTATTTACCGTCATGAACCTGACGTGTGGTTTCAGATTATAGAAGAAGGCATGTTACGTACTTCAGGGCTACAAACAATGGCTTTGCAGTATTTAGGAATCTATAATTCTCTATTATGA
- a CDS encoding insulinase family protein — protein MSWRILSAIVLVPLFLTSCNQQTRTIPDQCPLKVLTPSAAEQKIAKVLCPNGLPLLIISDPGISVSGAALTVKTGNSSDPSEFPGLAHLTEHCIFLGNKKYPDNDAFSNFLSNNNGTHNAFTSSYTTSYLFSIKSSAFLEAMDQFIHMFIQPLFRQEDLNKEKNAVHQEFAMHPTRDGRRVFRIQQLIAPQGDPINRFGCGNSDTLSQVSSQDMHKWFGRYYHPENMIAVVHTAEPIEKAIKTFSKIFAKIPTKKNHEIPSQSLCEDNLSSGRLYIISAVEPTAALEMYWHLYDTSPSTAGCFSALAYVVNHEGTNGLISSLKEENLITHADSGFCHTSQNTGAFSISYHLTEQGEKEYSKVIQRTFEYLHHIQKQGIPEYCLDDISTINSLEYCYSSKAELFNLLHEQVSSLVHEELSTYPYRSLVYPKYSPEQEKDLLGIVSDPYRTRYILSTKHPEHFQDEKKHHDVIFNMDYYEKSLPDLEIYKGAISSSPMSLPPANIYIPKNVEVLEVSKVERQQFPFLPTLAYKDSGLTFYYCDDEFYTLPKLAMNLRIRSPHISTKNIRSLIATDLYSLAINENLLKKYYLASQAGLSFATSLRGDGLSLSISGYNTTAPILLKSILSSLKISINEERFAVHKQQLMESYQKKISACPIRAGMNKLWAHTLQDVYPFEEKLSALQTMDFSEWQEFSATMFEKIHLEAMVLGPRSEKQKQELTAILKNFSSSHFAYEASPFYYQRQEESIQNIKLNYPLSGNAMLLVLQDMRSSSMESLVATEMMFSWLHHIAFTHLRTEQQLGYVIGACYQEPLLFPSGMFYIRSDAYTPQELETKTKIFIEKVATSPEDFGMSPEYFSELRDTYIKNLTHPTSSLESMGSTLFSLAFEKPSIQFSRADEKISAARNMDYAAFRTYCQEFLNQKLRSEIPIYVHGKKN, from the coding sequence ATGAGCTGGAGAATACTGTCCGCTATTGTATTGGTACCCCTATTCTTAACATCATGCAACCAACAAACACGGACAATTCCCGATCAATGTCCTTTAAAAGTTCTCACCCCTTCAGCGGCTGAACAAAAAATTGCAAAAGTTTTATGTCCTAACGGTCTGCCGCTGCTAATCATTTCTGATCCAGGAATTTCTGTTTCTGGAGCAGCTTTAACAGTAAAAACAGGAAATTCCTCGGATCCTTCTGAATTCCCTGGACTAGCACATTTAACAGAGCACTGCATCTTCTTAGGCAATAAAAAATATCCTGACAACGATGCCTTCTCTAATTTTTTAAGTAACAATAATGGAACCCACAATGCTTTTACGAGTTCTTACACAACCAGCTATCTATTTTCCATAAAGAGCTCTGCTTTTCTCGAAGCAATGGATCAATTTATTCATATGTTTATCCAGCCGTTATTTCGCCAGGAAGACTTAAATAAAGAGAAAAATGCTGTTCATCAAGAATTCGCCATGCATCCGACAAGAGATGGGCGTCGTGTATTTCGTATTCAACAATTGATAGCCCCTCAGGGAGATCCCATTAACAGATTTGGTTGTGGCAACTCCGACACACTATCGCAAGTATCCTCTCAAGACATGCATAAATGGTTCGGTCGTTATTACCATCCTGAAAATATGATTGCTGTTGTGCATACTGCAGAACCTATAGAAAAAGCTATAAAAACCTTCTCAAAGATATTTGCAAAAATTCCCACGAAGAAAAATCACGAAATCCCATCACAATCTCTTTGCGAAGACAATTTATCATCAGGAAGACTCTATATTATTTCTGCTGTTGAGCCTACAGCTGCTCTAGAAATGTATTGGCATCTCTATGATACCTCTCCGTCTACAGCGGGATGTTTTTCTGCCCTTGCTTATGTTGTTAATCATGAAGGGACAAACGGTCTCATATCTTCATTAAAAGAAGAAAATCTCATTACGCATGCTGATTCTGGATTTTGTCATACCTCACAAAATACCGGAGCATTCTCTATAAGCTATCACCTTACCGAGCAGGGTGAAAAAGAGTATTCCAAAGTAATACAGCGTACTTTTGAATATCTCCACCATATTCAAAAACAAGGAATTCCTGAATATTGTCTGGATGATATTTCTACGATTAACTCCTTAGAATATTGCTACAGTTCTAAAGCAGAACTTTTCAATTTGCTCCATGAGCAAGTTTCATCTCTTGTTCATGAGGAGTTATCTACCTATCCTTACCGATCACTGGTGTACCCTAAATACTCTCCTGAGCAAGAAAAAGATCTCTTAGGAATTGTTTCTGATCCTTATCGCACTCGTTATATATTATCAACGAAACATCCCGAGCATTTCCAAGATGAGAAAAAACATCATGATGTGATTTTTAACATGGACTACTATGAAAAATCATTACCTGATCTAGAGATATATAAGGGGGCAATTAGCTCATCACCTATGTCCCTACCACCTGCGAATATTTACATTCCTAAAAATGTTGAAGTATTAGAAGTATCTAAAGTAGAACGTCAACAGTTTCCCTTCTTACCTACTTTAGCTTACAAAGATTCTGGGCTCACTTTTTACTATTGTGATGATGAGTTTTATACGCTTCCTAAACTTGCAATGAACTTGCGTATACGTTCTCCACACATCTCGACGAAGAATATCCGCTCCTTAATAGCTACCGATCTTTATTCTCTAGCTATTAACGAAAATCTCCTTAAAAAGTATTACTTAGCATCTCAAGCAGGATTATCATTTGCGACTTCTTTACGTGGCGATGGTCTAAGCCTTAGTATTTCTGGTTACAATACGACGGCTCCTATTCTGTTAAAATCCATACTATCTTCTCTAAAGATCTCTATAAATGAAGAGAGATTTGCTGTTCATAAGCAGCAGCTTATGGAAAGCTACCAAAAGAAAATATCCGCGTGTCCTATACGTGCAGGCATGAATAAGCTTTGGGCACATACGCTGCAAGACGTGTATCCCTTTGAAGAGAAGTTATCAGCTCTTCAAACAATGGATTTTTCAGAATGGCAAGAATTTTCTGCTACCATGTTCGAAAAGATACACCTTGAGGCTATGGTTCTTGGCCCACGCTCAGAAAAACAAAAACAAGAGCTTACGGCTATCTTAAAAAACTTTTCCTCTTCTCATTTTGCATATGAAGCCTCTCCTTTTTATTATCAAAGGCAAGAAGAGAGTATCCAAAATATAAAGTTGAACTACCCTCTATCAGGAAACGCTATGCTTTTAGTTCTTCAAGATATGCGTTCTTCTTCTATGGAGAGTCTTGTTGCTACAGAAATGATGTTCTCCTGGTTACATCACATAGCCTTCACGCACTTGCGTACAGAACAACAATTGGGTTATGTAATAGGAGCTTGTTATCAAGAACCCCTGCTATTCCCTTCTGGGATGTTTTACATACGCTCTGATGCTTACACTCCTCAAGAGCTGGAAACAAAAACAAAAATATTCATTGAAAAGGTGGCTACTTCCCCCGAAGATTTTGGCATGTCTCCAGAATACTTTTCTGAGTTACGTGATACATATATAAAAAATCTTACCCACCCGACTTCCTCATTAGAGTCTATGGGATCTACACTATTTTCATTAGCGTTTGAAAAACCTTCGATACAATTTTCTCGTGCCGATGAGAAGATTTCTGCGGCTAGAAATATGGATTATGCCGCCTTTAGGACATACTGTCAGGAATTTCTCAATCAAAAATTAAGATCGGAAATTCCTATATATGTTCATGGTAAGAAAAATTAG